One Paraburkholderia dioscoreae DNA segment encodes these proteins:
- a CDS encoding ATP-binding protein: protein MSSVNLPPGVAMRRALERVRLCLLAWFLFAAAQTATAVQLFDNRSNSQAVAAFPAKLTVGILAGGWMPLDALQDGRLTGMSVDYLRALVGPNVVIEARAFPDVSQLLAAACAGNVDLLTSVARTPERERCLSFTAPYFRSSSSAVVRRDGDSYASPALVAGARIAVEKGFALERVVRERFPHAQISAFATTHAALSAVVRGDADVYLGFTPAVQYALATEEFRGLHVAFEESSRAANLRFAVPRGHAALRDQLDEALASMNPADDAAIRVRWLSGNFDAKPVPTAPRLVLTPQEQAWLRSLPPLQIGFDNGWSPFSYVDSSGRPAGIAADYLAYLSRTLGVVFNRARTADWPAAIEAFQRGELAILATASIHDPRLKGARHTVAYESYPLVIVGREDEPAARSLSDFASRRVVVSSHVAGSIPLAFERIPADHIVVAPSLDDAFEMVAAGEADVLVGNVAAIDVLLKQRYDGVLKILGTVGESDALDFAVRADLMPLAGLIDRALLAMPPAEKQRIRQKWVTGSAPESGIWSVTAVRLLPLLIGIGVALLITLRAYLLLQREVRLRKKTELELELQLNFQETMMKMVPYPLVAMDLDGRYIAVNEAYEQACGMSREAVIGRNTMDVQTWGEANSRILTDMTREMLNGRETAQLELQFERGAGNVRHGLFWASVCRGSDGQPVCVLGTVVDITDIRRAEMRARETERRLFDVTRSLPAVVFQLRRTSDGAYSFPYIGGDTRHLLGGKDGSLSSSDHVDFQRVCEEDRAFVLAELERSALCETPVNMEFRFEGDQEIKWARAELVPRREPDGSVVWSGYWVDASVEHARSDELARARDLAEAAARAKDDFFAMMSHEIRTPMNGVLGLVEVLERTPLNTDQGEMLGMIHESAGALLQILDDLLDYSKIEAGRLTIEAESIDIRELVDNAVGLLAGRAHEKGLKVRVDIAPDVAAALRGDSVRLRQILFNLLGNAIKFTPQGEVDVRVSVFAEADDVQTLEMTVEDTGIGIAPEVQNRLFEPFVQAESSTTRRFGGTGLGLTICRKLIDLMGGSLALHSEPGRGTRMIVQLSMAVETQRYSVNGLRGKRGLVATGDARIAQALMHFGEALGLTLRRVSPDAPELRDRVALADLDLLFVNEDVTLPAGVRPRTRVICLTEKPKPTGYRILDDNVRVSINPISWRGLGAACAAAMTGLPSVPRSAATPRAPEGGAPPPDRERAIASGRLILVAEDHPVNQELIRHQLALLGFACDVTNDGAEALAALQRTSYGCLITDCHMPNVSGYELTRRIREGEEGGAHRLPILGITANTAPEDLNLCRDAGMDDSLVKPTRLATLRDYLSRWFGSDSAGHAAPSEVAGAPVLATPDVQGGADPFVPVDLGHMTQLWGSESTVKALLDSFVSSVREDVQSLSPLLERVGSERTELERVREWLHRVAGAASVLQYPPLLMALEDYRREINVKPPERVRNDGIVLINKCNAMLDGIEQQAALLV, encoded by the coding sequence ATGTCTTCCGTCAATTTGCCGCCGGGCGTTGCGATGAGGCGCGCGCTTGAACGCGTGCGGCTCTGTCTGCTCGCATGGTTCCTGTTTGCCGCCGCCCAGACGGCAACGGCAGTCCAACTTTTCGACAATCGTTCGAACAGCCAGGCTGTTGCGGCTTTTCCCGCGAAACTGACTGTCGGCATTCTCGCCGGCGGCTGGATGCCGCTCGACGCACTGCAAGACGGCCGTCTCACCGGTATGAGTGTCGACTATTTGCGCGCACTCGTCGGGCCGAATGTCGTCATCGAAGCCAGGGCGTTTCCAGACGTGTCGCAATTGCTCGCCGCCGCATGCGCCGGAAACGTCGATCTGTTGACGAGCGTTGCGCGCACACCGGAGCGTGAGCGGTGCCTGAGTTTTACCGCACCGTATTTCCGCTCTTCGTCGTCGGCCGTAGTTCGCCGGGACGGCGACAGTTACGCGAGTCCCGCTCTGGTCGCCGGAGCTCGCATTGCGGTAGAAAAGGGCTTTGCGCTCGAGCGCGTGGTACGCGAGCGTTTTCCGCATGCACAGATCAGCGCGTTCGCCACGACGCACGCGGCACTCTCCGCCGTGGTCCGAGGCGACGCCGACGTCTATCTCGGCTTCACCCCGGCTGTGCAATACGCGTTGGCCACCGAGGAGTTTCGCGGCCTGCACGTCGCCTTCGAAGAGAGCAGCCGGGCCGCCAACCTGCGCTTTGCGGTGCCACGCGGTCACGCCGCATTGCGGGACCAGCTCGACGAGGCGCTCGCGTCGATGAACCCGGCCGACGACGCGGCGATTCGTGTGCGCTGGCTATCCGGCAACTTCGACGCGAAGCCCGTGCCCACCGCGCCGCGTCTCGTGCTGACGCCGCAAGAGCAGGCCTGGCTGCGTTCATTGCCGCCGTTGCAGATCGGTTTCGACAACGGCTGGTCGCCGTTCAGCTACGTCGACAGCTCCGGTCGGCCTGCCGGCATTGCCGCCGACTATCTGGCGTATCTGAGCCGCACACTCGGCGTCGTATTCAACCGCGCCCGCACGGCCGACTGGCCCGCCGCTATCGAAGCATTTCAGCGCGGCGAACTGGCCATTCTCGCCACGGCATCGATTCACGATCCACGACTCAAGGGGGCGCGGCATACCGTCGCCTACGAAAGCTATCCGCTGGTGATCGTCGGGCGTGAGGACGAGCCGGCGGCCAGATCGCTGAGCGATTTCGCGTCACGCCGCGTCGTCGTTTCTTCGCACGTCGCCGGTTCGATTCCGCTCGCGTTCGAACGAATTCCGGCAGACCACATTGTTGTCGCGCCCAGTCTCGATGACGCGTTCGAGATGGTCGCGGCCGGCGAGGCGGACGTTCTGGTGGGCAACGTGGCCGCTATCGACGTTCTGCTCAAGCAACGGTACGACGGCGTCCTGAAAATCCTCGGCACGGTTGGCGAATCCGACGCGCTCGACTTTGCCGTGCGCGCGGACCTGATGCCGCTTGCCGGGCTGATCGACCGCGCGTTGCTGGCCATGCCGCCCGCGGAAAAGCAGCGCATCCGGCAGAAGTGGGTCACCGGCAGTGCGCCGGAGTCCGGCATATGGAGCGTTACCGCGGTGCGTCTGCTGCCTTTGCTTATCGGTATCGGCGTCGCGCTGCTGATCACCCTGCGTGCCTATCTGCTGCTGCAACGGGAAGTCAGACTGCGCAAGAAAACCGAACTCGAACTCGAATTGCAACTGAATTTCCAGGAAACCATGATGAAGATGGTGCCGTATCCGCTTGTCGCCATGGACCTCGACGGCCGCTATATCGCCGTCAACGAGGCCTATGAGCAAGCCTGCGGAATGAGTCGCGAGGCGGTGATCGGACGAAACACCATGGACGTTCAGACATGGGGCGAGGCCAACAGCCGGATCCTGACCGACATGACTCGCGAGATGCTGAACGGCCGGGAGACCGCGCAACTGGAGTTGCAGTTCGAGCGCGGTGCGGGCAACGTGCGGCATGGCCTTTTCTGGGCCAGTGTCTGCCGCGGCAGCGACGGTCAACCGGTGTGCGTGCTCGGCACAGTGGTCGATATCACGGATATCCGGCGCGCCGAGATGCGCGCGCGCGAAACCGAACGGCGCCTCTTCGACGTGACGCGCTCGCTGCCGGCGGTGGTGTTTCAACTGCGCCGCACTTCGGACGGCGCGTATTCGTTTCCGTATATCGGCGGTGATACGCGCCATCTGCTCGGCGGGAAAGACGGCTCGTTGAGCAGCAGCGACCACGTCGATTTCCAGCGCGTGTGCGAGGAAGACAGGGCGTTCGTGCTGGCGGAGCTCGAACGCTCGGCTCTTTGCGAGACACCGGTGAACATGGAGTTCCGTTTCGAAGGCGACCAGGAGATCAAGTGGGCGCGCGCGGAACTGGTGCCGCGTCGGGAACCGGATGGCAGCGTCGTTTGGAGCGGCTACTGGGTGGACGCCAGCGTTGAGCACGCCCGCTCCGACGAGCTTGCGCGAGCCCGCGACCTCGCTGAGGCCGCAGCGCGTGCCAAAGACGACTTCTTCGCGATGATGAGCCATGAAATCCGCACGCCGATGAACGGAGTGCTCGGTCTCGTGGAGGTGCTGGAGCGCACGCCGCTCAACACGGACCAGGGTGAAATGCTCGGCATGATCCACGAATCGGCGGGCGCTTTGCTGCAGATCCTCGACGACTTGCTCGACTATTCGAAAATCGAAGCGGGTCGGTTGACGATCGAGGCCGAATCCATCGACATACGTGAGCTGGTGGACAACGCTGTTGGCCTGCTGGCTGGCCGGGCCCACGAGAAGGGTCTGAAAGTGCGCGTGGATATTGCGCCGGATGTTGCAGCCGCCCTGCGGGGCGATAGCGTCCGGTTGCGGCAGATTCTCTTCAATCTGCTTGGCAATGCCATCAAGTTTACGCCGCAAGGCGAGGTCGACGTGCGCGTGTCGGTGTTCGCAGAGGCCGATGACGTCCAGACGCTCGAAATGACTGTCGAGGACACCGGCATCGGTATCGCGCCGGAGGTGCAGAACAGGCTGTTCGAGCCGTTCGTGCAGGCGGAGTCGTCCACCACGCGCCGGTTCGGCGGTACGGGCCTTGGCTTGACGATCTGCCGCAAACTGATCGACCTCATGGGCGGTTCGCTGGCGTTGCACAGCGAACCGGGCCGCGGCACGCGCATGATCGTGCAACTGAGCATGGCTGTCGAGACTCAGCGTTATTCTGTCAACGGTTTGCGTGGCAAGCGCGGGCTCGTGGCAACCGGCGACGCACGCATTGCTCAGGCTCTGATGCACTTCGGCGAGGCGCTTGGACTCACGTTGCGCCGCGTGTCGCCCGACGCGCCCGAACTGCGCGATCGCGTCGCGTTGGCGGATCTGGATTTGCTGTTCGTGAACGAGGACGTGACGTTACCTGCGGGCGTGCGCCCGCGCACACGCGTTATCTGCCTGACCGAGAAGCCGAAGCCGACGGGCTACCGCATTCTCGACGACAACGTGCGCGTCAGCATCAACCCCATTTCATGGCGCGGCCTCGGTGCCGCGTGCGCCGCCGCGATGACAGGGCTGCCTTCGGTGCCGCGCTCGGCGGCCACGCCACGTGCGCCCGAGGGCGGCGCTCCGCCGCCGGACCGCGAGCGGGCAATCGCGAGTGGCCGGCTGATCCTTGTGGCGGAAGATCATCCGGTCAATCAGGAGTTGATCCGGCACCAGCTCGCGTTGCTGGGTTTCGCCTGCGACGTGACGAACGACGGAGCGGAAGCGCTGGCTGCATTGCAGCGCACGAGCTACGGTTGTCTGATCACGGACTGTCACATGCCGAACGTGTCGGGCTATGAACTCACGCGGCGTATCCGTGAAGGTGAAGAGGGGGGCGCGCATCGGCTACCCATTCTGGGTATCACGGCGAATACCGCACCCGAAGACCTGAATCTGTGTCGCGACGCCGGCATGGACGACAGCCTCGTGAAACCAACCCGGCTGGCCACGCTGCGCGACTATCTGAGCCGTTGGTTCGGCTCCGACAGCGCGGGGCACGCCGCGCCTTCGGAGGTCGCCGGAGCGCCGGTGCTTGCCACACCGGATGTTCAAGGTGGCGCCGACCCGTTCGTCCCGGTCGACCTGGGGCACATGACTCAACTGTGGGGTAGTGAATCGACCGTCAAGGCGTTGCTCGACTCGTTTGTGTCGTCGGTGCGCGAAGACGTGCAGTCCTTGTCGCCGTTGCTCGAGCGCGTCGGCTCCGAGCGCACGGAACTGGAGCGCGTGCGCGAGTGGCTTCATCGCGTGGCGGGGGCGGCGAGCGTCCTGCAATATCCGCCGCTGCTCATGGCGCTTGAAGATTACCGTCGCGAAATCAATGTCAAGCCGCCGGAACGTGTGCGCAATGACGGGATAGTTTTAATCAACAAGTGCAACGCCATGCTGGACGGAATCGAACAGCAGGCCGCATTGCTCGTATAA
- a CDS encoding CHRD domain-containing protein encodes MIALRKMNLAVVLWTLASGVAFADTVALKADLEPSSEVPPRVSHGHGMLNATFDTSTKSLQWTVTYEGLSGPATAAHFHGPAPVGQNAKVQVPIDKGALASPIKGSAALTEQQVTDLMAGQWYFNVHTAQNPMGEIRGQVLPAN; translated from the coding sequence ATGATTGCGCTTCGAAAAATGAATCTCGCGGTGGTGCTGTGGACATTGGCATCGGGCGTCGCTTTCGCGGATACGGTGGCCTTGAAGGCGGATCTCGAACCGTCGAGCGAAGTACCTCCACGCGTGAGCCACGGACACGGCATGCTGAACGCCACTTTCGATACATCGACCAAATCCCTGCAATGGACGGTCACCTATGAAGGCTTGAGCGGCCCGGCAACCGCCGCGCATTTCCACGGGCCGGCGCCGGTAGGCCAGAACGCGAAGGTTCAGGTGCCGATCGACAAGGGGGCGCTTGCCAGCCCGATCAAAGGATCGGCGGCGCTCACCGAGCAGCAGGTGACGGATCTGATGGCGGGGCAGTGGTACTTCAACGTGCATACCGCACAGAACCCGATGGGTGAAATTCGTGGGCAGGTTTTGCCGGCGAACTAG
- a CDS encoding alpha/beta hydrolase, with the protein MSWQSALACWYLRRQFRPETLKPGINVERARALTSKRVWSPRVPRGWHLRELYGPDDAPLRGEWIERADGAPVAGTGPTVLYCHGGGYYFCSPRTHRSLVFGLATRANAAIFSLDYRLAPEHRFPAALNDTTAAYRRLIGGGIAPESIVIAGDSAGGGLALATLVALRDAGDPLPAGGLLFSPWTDLAATGASIRTNDGFDPMFSGPAIALAGKIYLGDTPATHPYASPVYADLHGLPPLFIMAGSTEVLLDDSQRVADNARAAGVDCELEVWKKMPHVWPIFAPFIPEGNRALGRAAGFVRRATSRAAQPSSAMSMV; encoded by the coding sequence ATGAGCTGGCAAAGCGCACTCGCGTGCTGGTATCTGCGTAGGCAGTTTCGACCCGAGACCCTCAAGCCGGGCATTAATGTAGAAAGAGCGCGCGCGTTGACCTCCAAACGCGTCTGGTCGCCGCGCGTACCTCGCGGCTGGCATCTGCGTGAGCTGTATGGCCCTGACGATGCGCCGTTACGCGGCGAATGGATCGAGCGCGCGGACGGCGCGCCAGTCGCGGGCACCGGTCCGACCGTGTTGTACTGCCACGGCGGCGGCTACTACTTCTGTTCACCTCGCACGCATCGCTCGCTCGTGTTCGGTCTGGCGACGCGCGCCAACGCGGCAATCTTTTCGCTCGATTACCGCCTCGCGCCCGAGCACCGCTTCCCGGCTGCGTTGAACGATACGACCGCGGCCTATCGTCGGTTGATCGGCGGAGGGATCGCGCCGGAGTCGATCGTGATAGCGGGCGATTCGGCTGGCGGCGGCCTTGCGCTTGCCACGCTCGTCGCACTGCGCGACGCCGGCGACCCCTTGCCGGCCGGCGGCCTGCTGTTCTCGCCGTGGACCGATCTGGCCGCGACCGGCGCCAGCATCCGCACCAACGACGGTTTCGATCCGATGTTCAGCGGCCCCGCGATCGCGCTGGCGGGAAAAATCTATCTAGGTGACACGCCGGCCACGCATCCCTACGCCTCGCCCGTTTATGCCGACCTTCACGGCTTGCCGCCGCTCTTCATCATGGCCGGCAGCACGGAGGTGTTGCTCGACGACTCGCAGCGCGTGGCCGACAACGCGCGCGCGGCAGGCGTCGACTGCGAACTGGAAGTGTGGAAGAAAATGCCGCACGTCTGGCCGATCTTCGCGCCGTTCATCCCGGAAGGAAACCGCGCGCTCGGCCGTGCCGCCGGCTTCGTGCGGCGTGCGACGAGCCGCGCGGCTCAGCCGTCGAGCGCGATGTCGATGGTCTGA
- a CDS encoding EcsC family protein translates to MEPSSLAAQSLSDDDLKALRRAKHELESPALAMKLASIVGAPLEKLLSRMPAFANEKVADATELALRKCLAIALRTLGRRDSALPLVAPERPSNLLHKFAVATTGAAGGAFGLFALPVELPVTTTLMFRSICDIARSEGEDLSSIDTQLQCLTVLGMGSTSSADDDADFGYFIMRGALAQAVSKASSEIATKGFTTHGSAALLRLVNTIAARFSVQVSEQIAAKSIPAIGAVLGAMVNTVFIDHFQQVAHAHFTVRRLERQYGQQTVEAAYQTIDIALDG, encoded by the coding sequence ATGGAGCCGAGTTCGCTCGCAGCACAATCGTTATCGGACGACGACCTGAAGGCGCTGCGGCGCGCGAAACATGAACTGGAGAGCCCCGCGCTGGCGATGAAACTGGCCAGCATCGTCGGCGCGCCGCTGGAAAAGCTGCTTTCGCGCATGCCGGCGTTCGCCAACGAAAAAGTCGCGGACGCGACCGAGCTGGCATTGCGCAAATGCCTGGCGATCGCGCTGCGCACGCTGGGGCGAAGGGACAGCGCGCTTCCGCTCGTGGCGCCCGAGAGGCCGAGCAACCTGCTGCACAAGTTCGCCGTGGCGACCACCGGCGCGGCCGGCGGCGCATTCGGACTGTTCGCGCTGCCCGTCGAACTGCCGGTCACGACCACGCTGATGTTCCGCTCGATCTGCGACATCGCGCGCAGCGAGGGTGAGGATCTGAGCTCGATCGACACGCAACTGCAATGTCTGACGGTGCTCGGCATGGGCAGCACGTCGAGCGCCGACGACGACGCCGACTTCGGCTACTTCATCATGCGCGGCGCGCTGGCGCAGGCGGTGTCGAAAGCGTCGTCCGAGATCGCCACCAAAGGTTTCACCACACACGGCTCCGCGGCCTTGCTGCGCCTCGTCAACACGATCGCGGCGCGCTTTTCGGTGCAGGTGAGCGAGCAGATCGCCGCCAAGTCGATTCCGGCGATCGGCGCAGTGCTCGGCGCGATGGTCAATACCGTTTTCATCGACCACTTCCAGCAGGTCGCGCACGCGCACTTCACCGTGCGGCGGTTGGAGCGGCAATACGGCCAGCAAACGGTCGAGGCCGCGTATCAGACCATCGACATCGCGCTCGACGGCTGA
- a CDS encoding MDR family MFS transporter has protein sequence MAVHTAAHHSSGQVLPFRESLLAMLGISFVTMLVALDQTVVGTALPTIVAELKGFELYAWVATSYLLTSVITVPIFGRLGDYYGRKPFVIASIIVFTGASVLCGAANNMLFLVLARGLQGIGGGMLVGTAFACIPDLFPDSVVRLRWQVLMSSAFGIANAVGPSLGGFLTQYYGWRSVFYVNLPVGLLSLFFVWRFLPHLRHVEHEGKMRLDWPGAVLIAVALGSLQLFVELLPKHGVTLSVAALLALSAASAYALWQWEKRCPTAILPVDMFRNRSLAALFTLAVLGGFTMFSLLFYAPLLFQGGFGMSPKEAGLVITPLVVFITIGSIANGRIVSRVRNPNLMLYVGFTLLALACLGVVVATRAMPQWLLMSFMVVGGLGLGFVMPNLTIFAQQTAGREHLGIATALLQSLRMIGGMLGTALTGTLVSHMYASGVRSALENDHASHWFADLGDPQILINRDAQTTLLGQLAHAGHNGAMLLESAREALVSAIHLGLAMAAIIAVVSVWQSRRVPPIKLQRKLEPVIHAD, from the coding sequence ATGGCTGTCCATACCGCGGCCCATCACTCGAGTGGGCAAGTTTTACCTTTCCGTGAATCGCTGCTGGCGATGCTCGGCATCTCCTTCGTCACGATGCTGGTCGCGCTCGACCAGACCGTGGTCGGCACCGCGTTGCCCACCATCGTCGCCGAACTCAAGGGTTTCGAGCTGTACGCGTGGGTCGCCACGTCATATTTGCTGACCTCGGTGATTACCGTGCCGATTTTCGGCCGGCTTGGCGATTATTACGGGCGTAAGCCGTTCGTGATCGCATCGATTATCGTGTTCACGGGCGCCTCGGTGCTGTGCGGCGCGGCCAACAACATGCTGTTCCTCGTGCTCGCGCGCGGCCTGCAGGGCATTGGCGGTGGCATGCTGGTCGGCACGGCGTTCGCGTGCATTCCCGATCTGTTTCCCGACTCGGTCGTGCGTTTGCGCTGGCAGGTGTTGATGAGTTCGGCGTTCGGTATCGCGAACGCGGTGGGGCCGTCGCTCGGCGGTTTCCTCACGCAGTACTACGGCTGGCGCTCGGTTTTCTATGTGAATCTGCCGGTCGGTCTGCTGTCGCTGTTTTTTGTCTGGCGCTTTCTGCCGCATCTGCGCCATGTCGAACACGAAGGCAAGATGCGGCTCGACTGGCCCGGCGCCGTGCTGATCGCCGTGGCACTCGGCTCGCTGCAATTGTTCGTCGAGTTGCTGCCCAAGCATGGCGTGACCTTGAGCGTGGCTGCGCTGCTCGCGTTGAGCGCCGCGTCGGCTTACGCGCTGTGGCAGTGGGAAAAGCGCTGTCCGACGGCGATCCTGCCGGTCGACATGTTCCGCAATCGCAGTCTCGCCGCGCTCTTCACGCTGGCCGTGCTGGGCGGCTTCACGATGTTCTCGCTGCTGTTCTACGCGCCGCTGCTGTTCCAGGGCGGCTTCGGCATGTCGCCGAAAGAGGCGGGGCTCGTCATCACGCCGCTGGTCGTATTCATTACGATCGGCAGTATCGCCAATGGGCGCATCGTCTCGCGCGTGCGCAATCCGAATCTGATGCTGTACGTGGGCTTTACGCTGCTCGCGCTGGCGTGTCTGGGCGTGGTCGTCGCGACGCGCGCCATGCCGCAATGGCTGTTGATGTCGTTCATGGTCGTCGGCGGATTGGGACTCGGTTTCGTCATGCCGAACCTGACGATCTTCGCGCAGCAAACGGCCGGCCGCGAGCACCTCGGCATTGCGACGGCGTTGCTGCAGTCGCTGCGGATGATCGGCGGCATGCTCGGCACGGCGCTGACCGGCACGCTGGTCAGCCACATGTACGCGAGCGGCGTGCGCAGCGCGCTCGAAAACGATCACGCGTCGCACTGGTTCGCGGATCTCGGCGACCCGCAAATCCTCATCAATCGCGACGCGCAGACCACCTTGCTTGGCCAGTTGGCGCACGCGGGCCATAACGGCGCGATGCTGCTCGAAAGCGCGCGCGAAGCGCTCGTGTCGGCGATTCATCTGGGACTCGCTATGGCGGCGATCATCGCCGTAGTATCGGTCTGGCAAAGCCGCCGTGTGCCGCCGATCAAGCTCCAGCGCAAGCTCGAACCCGTGATTCACGCGGACTGA
- a CDS encoding MarR family winged helix-turn-helix transcriptional regulator gives MEEQDRVAVMQQFGRTYRTFMSAFEAHVGHPLPRWRILLALHEQGGESSQKRLVERLRVDPGALTRQLKTLEGMGWIARSMDTRDNRVTNVRLTEAGQSATEASLPRRNAFLHDTMAGLPDEALGALSEALTLLEVRIGEVAAMAGAAGAGSADIPPLPGAMAAEAPRQP, from the coding sequence ATGGAAGAACAGGATCGCGTCGCCGTCATGCAGCAATTCGGCCGCACTTATCGGACGTTCATGTCGGCCTTCGAGGCGCACGTCGGCCACCCGCTGCCGCGCTGGCGCATTCTGCTCGCGTTGCACGAGCAGGGCGGCGAGTCGTCGCAGAAGCGGCTGGTGGAGCGCTTGCGTGTCGACCCGGGCGCGCTGACGCGGCAACTGAAAACGCTGGAAGGTATGGGCTGGATCGCTCGCAGCATGGACACGCGCGACAACCGCGTGACCAACGTGCGGCTGACCGAAGCGGGGCAGTCGGCGACCGAGGCCAGTTTGCCGCGTCGCAATGCGTTTCTGCACGACACGATGGCAGGGTTGCCGGACGAGGCGTTGGGCGCGCTGTCGGAGGCGTTGACGTTGCTTGAGGTGAGAATTGGCGAAGTGGCGGCGATGGCTGGCGCCGCCGGAGCAGGCTCCGCTGATATTCCGCCGCTACCCGGGGCGATGGCGGCCGAAGCACCGCGCCAGCCTTGA
- a CDS encoding amino acid deaminase, with the protein MKVTNYQGATIDPYSKGLGMVPGTSIQLTDAARLEWNLLNEDVSLPAAVLYADRVEHNLKWMQAFVAEYGVKLAPHGKTTMAPQLFRRQLETGAWGITLATAHQVRAAYHGGVSRVLMANQLVGRRNMMMVAELLSDPEFEFFCLVDSVEGVEQLGEFFKSVNKQLQVLLELGVPGGRTGVRDAAQRNAVLEEIARYPDTLKLAGVELYEGVLKEEHEVREFLQSAVAVTRELVEQGRFARTPAVLSGAGSAWYDVVAEEFVKGSETGKVEVVLRPGCYLTHDVGIYRKAQTDIFARNPVAKKMGEGLLPALQLWAYVQSIPEPDRAIIGLGKRDSAFDAGMPEPARHYRPGNEAPRDIAASEGWEIFGLMDQHAYLRIPAGADLKVGDMIAFDISHPCLTFDKWRQVLVVDPAYRVTEVIETFF; encoded by the coding sequence ATGAAAGTTACAAACTATCAGGGCGCGACGATTGATCCTTATAGCAAGGGCTTGGGCATGGTTCCGGGCACCAGCATCCAGCTCACGGATGCCGCGCGCCTGGAGTGGAACCTGCTGAACGAAGACGTGAGCCTGCCGGCCGCCGTGCTGTACGCAGACCGGGTGGAACACAACCTGAAGTGGATGCAGGCATTCGTGGCGGAATACGGCGTCAAACTCGCGCCGCACGGCAAGACTACGATGGCGCCACAGCTGTTTCGCCGCCAGCTCGAAACCGGCGCGTGGGGCATCACGCTCGCCACCGCGCATCAGGTGCGCGCGGCTTATCACGGCGGCGTCTCGCGCGTGCTGATGGCCAATCAGCTGGTCGGCCGCCGCAACATGATGATGGTCGCCGAGTTGCTGAGCGATCCGGAATTCGAATTCTTCTGTCTCGTCGATTCGGTCGAAGGCGTCGAGCAGTTGGGCGAGTTTTTCAAGTCGGTGAACAAGCAGTTGCAGGTGCTGCTCGAACTCGGCGTGCCGGGCGGCCGCACGGGTGTGCGCGACGCCGCGCAACGCAATGCCGTGCTAGAGGAGATTGCACGCTATCCGGATACGCTGAAGCTCGCCGGCGTCGAGTTGTATGAAGGCGTGCTCAAGGAAGAGCACGAGGTGCGCGAGTTCCTGCAAAGCGCGGTCGCGGTTACGCGCGAACTCGTCGAGCAAGGGCGCTTTGCGCGTACACCGGCCGTGCTGTCAGGCGCGGGGTCGGCCTGGTACGACGTGGTTGCGGAGGAATTCGTGAAGGGCTCGGAGACCGGCAAGGTCGAGGTCGTGCTGCGTCCAGGCTGCTATCTGACACACGACGTCGGTATCTATCGCAAGGCGCAGACGGACATCTTCGCGCGCAATCCGGTCGCGAAGAAAATGGGCGAAGGGCTGCTTCCCGCGCTGCAATTGTGGGCGTATGTGCAGTCGATTCCCGAACCGGATCGCGCGATCATCGGTCTGGGCAAGCGCGATTCCGCGTTTGATGCGGGCATGCCGGAGCCGGCACGCCACTATCGTCCGGGTAACGAAGCACCGCGCGATATCGCGGCGAGCGAAGGCTGGGAGATTTTCGGCTTGATGGATCAGCATGCATATCTGCGGATTCCCGCGGGCGCTGATCTGAAAGTGGGCGACATGATCGCGTTCGACATCTCGCATCCGTGTCTGACGTTCGACAAGTGGCGTCAGGTGTTGGTGGTCGATCCGGCGTATCGGGTCACGGAAGTGATCGAAACGTTTTTCTGA